The Fusobacterium sp. DD2 DNA segment TCTGCTGTAGAAAAGCAGTATTGTGGTTCAAAGGTAAAAACCGGTTCTCCATTATATGTAGCTATTCTCAATTTTCCAATCTTTTTTAAAAGAGTTTCAAATTCTTTTGCTAACATCTCATCTCCCTTTAAATCCTGACGATTTATAAGAGGGACTATTTTTTTCACCATTATTTTATCCAATTCAAGGGCAATGTCGTTAAAATCTACATCCTTTGAAAAAAATATCATTCAATCATCTCCAAACTTGCTAATTCTCATACTTTTATCTAGTATACTATATTTGCTTTATTTTTTAAAGGAGATAGAGGAAAAGTGATGATAATTTATTTTTAAAAAAATTATAAATACCATAAATTGTTGTAATGTGGTATAATGTATATAATATATAAAATATTAACAAAAGATAAAAGCTTAGTTTCAAATAAATAAATGGAGTTGATAGTCTATGGAATTTAAACGGGCTGCTAATGAACATGAAGCAAAGAAAATCATGGAACTACAATTTCAGCATGACGATGACTTTATCTTTTTGGGGAGCTTTTTTACAAATAGTAATATCAATATAATACACTGGCAACAGACAGATAATGAGGGAGAGATTATAAGACAATTATCTGTAGTTAAATTTAACTATGATTTGACCCTTCTTCCTATTGAAGATAGCGTGATTGATGAGATAGCCAGAAGCTTTATTGGGGAACGTTATGAGGTCAAATGTCAACAAAACAAAATTTATGTCATCAAAGAGGTAAAGCGATTTGTCTGCTAGAATTACCAGTTTAACAGAACAGGGTGCTCAATGAGCACCCTGTTTTTTGTATATGAAAAGGACTGCTACAAATTTGCAACAGTCCTTTCCATGCAATAAAACAATAATAAAATAAGGAGATGATTCTATCAAAAATCTGCTCTGTTTTTATCTTTATATTTTAATTATACTCTTTTACCATGACATATAATGTCATTTTAATAATTTTTTTTAAAAAATTTAAAATTTGACTTTTTTCTATTAAAAGGATACCATCTAGTTTAATAAACTCCGGTTTTTTATAATTGGAGTTTTTTATTTATACTCAGGAGGATATTGTGAAGAAAATTCTTTTTTTTTATTATTAATATTTACATTCACTATAGAAACTTACAGTGAAGTGAACAGCAAAAAATACAATAAAATAATTTCCCTTTCAATGGGAAGAGATGAAATGGTCTATGGACTTGTACCTAAAGAACGTATTCTAGCTCTTAGTGGCAATTCTCACAAAAACGAAATGAGGTCAGCTCTGTGGAACAAAATAGATGATATTGAAGAGGTACATGACAACATAGAAAAGGTCATTGTTATGGAACCTGATATTGTAATTGCTCCAGACTGGACTAAAAAAACTGTTGTTGCACATTTAGAAGAGGCTGGAATTTATGTTTATATATATAAGACCCCCAGAAGTTTTCAAGAAGAAATTGAGACTATTTATGAACTTGCCAAAATATTAGAGGTTGAAGAAGCTGGAGAAAAAATAGTATCTAACATGAAAAAAAGGCTTGAAAAGGTGCAGAAAAAAATAAAAGAGCTGGATATAACTCCACCAAGAGTTCTTGAATACTCTCATTATGGAAGTACCAATGGAAAGGGAAGCATGTTTGATGATATGCTATCTCAAATCTATATTACAAATGTTGCTAATGAGATAGATGCAAATGGTTTTGCAAAGCTTTCTAAAGAGAGTGTCCTTGCAGCTAATCCTGAAATAATTCTCATTCCTATTTGGGATTCTACAGATAAGAAAGAGTGCAGCAAATTTTTTGACTTTATAAAAAATGATAAAAGTATGCAGGAGATTGAAGCTATTAAAAATGGAGATATCTACCCTATCCCTGGAAAATATATCTATATGTATTCACAATATATAATAGATGGAATAGAGGAGATAGCCAAAATTGTATATAAAATAGAAATAGAGGCCTAAAACAGCCTCTATCCCCTGGAGTAATTATACTGATATGAGAAAAAATATCTCTATCACACTATTTAAAACTGGCAATGTGCCATAGTTAGATATCTTAAGCCACCAACTAGGTGGCCTTTAAAGGAGCGATGAAATGAGATACCTTTTGCCTTTAATATCTCACTTTGTCTAGCTTATTATACAACATTACCTATGTCAGAAAATGTCATTTTCCTAAAAAAGTAAAAATATTTTTTAATTTTTCTCATAAACAATATATTATTTTCTATTATCCTCTTTTATAAAATGCTTTATATCCTCTGTAAGTCTCATATACATCAAGCTTTGATGATACTTCAAATGGAGAGTGCATAGCAAGTAGTGCTGGTCCTATATCAATAGTATGGATTCCTAGAGCAGCCAGATATTTTGCAACTGTTCCTCCTCCACCTTCATCTACTTTTCCAAGCTCTCCTATTTGCCAACATACATTTTCAGCATTTAATATTCCTCTTACCTTTGCTACGTATTCAGCGTCAGCATCATTTGTAGAGCTTTTTCCTCCTGCACCTGTATATTTAGTCACAACTACACCAAAACCGATTTTAGCAGCATTTTGTGAGTCATGAACACTTGGGAATATTGGATCTATTCCTGCATTAACGTCTGATGATAGAGCCTGAGAATTCCATAGTGTTCTTCTAAGCATCATCTCATTAAAGTTACCTTTTACTTTTTCTATCATATCACCAGTAAAGAATCCTAAAAAGTCAGATGTAAGCCCTGTACTTCCAGTAGAACCGATTTCTTCCTTATCAGCTAGGAAACATACTGCTGTTTTTTCTGGTATTCCTTCAATGTCAGTTAAGGCTCTCATAGATGTATATCCACATATTCTGTCATCCTGTCCATAGGCACCTATCATAGATCTATCAAATCCTAAATCTCTTGCTTTTCCAGCTGGAACAAGTTCAAGTTCTGCAGATATAAAATCCTCTTCCACAATTCCATAATCTCTATTTAATATCTCTAAAATTGCATATTTAACTTTATCCTTTACCTCTTTATCCTCTATAGTAGATGGGATACTTCCAACGATGATTTGAAGCTCTTCTCCTTTTATTACCTCTCTCATCTTTCTATCTCCCTGAACTTTTCCAGCTAAGTGAGGAAGAATATCAGGTATTGTAAATACTGGATCTGACTCCTTTTCTCCAATAGAAATTTCTACTTTTTTACCATTTTCAAGTATAACTACACCATGCATAGCAAGTGGTATAGAAGCCCATTGATATTTTTTAATTCCACCATAGTAGTGAGTCTTCATATATG contains these protein-coding regions:
- a CDS encoding ABC transporter substrate-binding protein → MGRDEMVYGLVPKERILALSGNSHKNEMRSALWNKIDDIEEVHDNIEKVIVMEPDIVIAPDWTKKTVVAHLEEAGIYVYIYKTPRSFQEEIETIYELAKILEVEEAGEKIVSNMKKRLEKVQKKIKELDITPPRVLEYSHYGSTNGKGSMFDDMLSQIYITNVANEIDANGFAKLSKESVLAANPEIILIPIWDSTDKKECSKFFDFIKNDKSMQEIEAIKNGDIYPIPGKYIYMYSQYIIDGIEEIAKIVYKIEIEA
- a CDS encoding aminopeptidase, with the protein product MLYKNENGWKKQLAKEEIFKFSEEYKSFLDIAKTERKFVTEGIKFAESKGFVNALEEKDLVPGDRVYYVNRGKNLVLAIIGKEDIEKGINYVVSHVDSPRLDLKGNPLYEQFDLAYMKTHYYGGIKKYQWASIPLAMHGVVILENGKKVEISIGEKESDPVFTIPDILPHLAGKVQGDRKMREVIKGEELQIIVGSIPSTIEDKEVKDKVKYAILEILNRDYGIVEEDFISAELELVPAGKARDLGFDRSMIGAYGQDDRICGYTSMRALTDIEGIPEKTAVCFLADKEEIGSTGSTGLTSDFLGFFTGDMIEKVKGNFNEMMLRRTLWNSQALSSDVNAGIDPIFPSVHDSQNAAKIGFGVVVTKYTGAGGKSSTNDADAEYVAKVRGILNAENVCWQIGELGKVDEGGGGTVAKYLAALGIHTIDIGPALLAMHSPFEVSSKLDVYETYRGYKAFYKRG